From a region of the [Eubacterium] eligens ATCC 27750 genome:
- the dctP gene encoding TRAP transporter substrate-binding protein DctP: MKAYKKIIGTAFVAVCLIIVIVTFIKVKGINSSDKLVLQLAHNQSAGSEIADSIAKVSDFAAKESGDEVNIKIFASGVLGTEKEEIEMVKAGIIDMAKVSSNTLGQFDDRYAIFAIPYLFKNQEHYYNAMENSEAVKELFADTADDGYIAVGYYANGARNFYLKDDVPVTDTSVLSGKKIRSMPSSTSMDMIEKMGGTPVPMAASETYASLQQGVVDGAENTELALTVDGHEDLVKSYTYTEHQFSPDIFIISTKTWNKMSEKQRQSLIKALEETNDNFKSLYNGMMEDAIEHAESKGVHVYKDIDKTPFIEAVQPIHANFYNKGEAYKKLYDDIQKYAD; the protein is encoded by the coding sequence ATGAAAGCTTATAAAAAGATAATAGGCACAGCTTTTGTTGCAGTGTGTCTCATTATTGTAATAGTAACATTTATTAAGGTTAAAGGGATTAATTCATCAGATAAATTAGTTCTTCAGTTGGCGCATAATCAGTCAGCGGGTTCAGAAATAGCGGATTCAATTGCTAAGGTATCAGATTTTGCCGCAAAAGAATCTGGTGATGAGGTAAATATTAAGATATTTGCCAGTGGTGTTCTTGGTACAGAAAAAGAAGAAATAGAGATGGTTAAGGCTGGAATTATTGATATGGCAAAAGTAAGCTCTAACACATTAGGTCAGTTTGATGACAGATATGCAATATTTGCAATTCCTTATCTGTTTAAGAATCAGGAGCATTATTATAATGCGATGGAGAATAGTGAAGCAGTTAAAGAATTATTTGCTGATACAGCAGATGATGGATATATAGCTGTTGGATATTATGCTAATGGTGCAAGAAATTTCTATCTTAAAGATGATGTTCCAGTTACAGATACATCAGTTCTTAGTGGAAAGAAAATTCGTTCAATGCCAAGTTCAACATCAATGGATATGATTGAGAAAATGGGAGGAACACCGGTTCCTATGGCTGCATCAGAGACATATGCGTCATTACAGCAGGGTGTCGTTGATGGAGCAGAGAACACAGAGCTTGCTCTTACTGTTGATGGACATGAAGATCTTGTTAAGTCTTATACATATACAGAGCATCAGTTTTCACCAGATATATTCATTATAAGTACTAAGACATGGAATAAGATGTCAGAGAAACAGAGACAGAGTCTTATAAAAGCACTTGAGGAAACAAATGATAACTTTAAGAGTCTTTATAATGGAATGATGGAGGATGCCATTGAACATGCAGAAAGTAAAGGCGTGCATGTATATAAGGATATAGATAAGACACCATTTATTGAGGCAGTACAGCCAATACATGCCAACTTCTATAACAAGGGCGAAGCATATAAGAAGCTATATGATGACATTCAGAAATATGCAGATTAA